The Indicator indicator isolate 239-I01 chromosome 32, UM_Iind_1.1, whole genome shotgun sequence genome contains a region encoding:
- the MXRA8 gene encoding matrix remodeling-associated protein 8 has translation MEQLTKLLLWQILLQQSSVHSYSVPADASNPASVVVSVSNISAALGSQAVLPCKSHRMVWTQDRLNDRQRVVHWDVLSTYYGDNKMERLCDMYSAGDQRVYSSYNQGRILMPQNAFADGNFSLVIKGVAESDEGIYSCNLHHHYCHLYETVKIQLSVTKEAEAASEYWDGEKPVIVALEGSTVTLPCVNRNHIWTERHSEEEQQVVHWDRQPPGVPHDRADRLIDLYASGERRSYGPLFIRQKMNVTGAAFALGDFSLRISQLESADEGTYSCHLHHHYCGLHERRIYQVSVTQPAGEKKVLVNLTNHIAPALDPNVVRGHNVINVIIPESRMHFFQQLGYILATLLLFIILLIVVVLITRKRRQRGYEYNVKKYGEKDVNLKEFTVDTTDLTHQKSEDIRLDYKNNILKEKAEQARSFPAKNIDLDKDFRKEYCK, from the exons GTTCTGTTCATTCATATTCAG TCCCAGCTGATGCCTCCAACCCAGCCAGCGTGGTAGTGTCAGTGTCCAACATCAGTGCTGCCCTGGGCTCCCAGGCCGTGCTGCCCTGCAAGAGTCACCGCATGGTGTGGACCCAGGACCGGCTCAACGACCGCCAGCGCGTGGTCCACTGGGATGTGCTCAGCACCTACTATGGAGACAACAAGATGGAGAGGCTCTGTGACATGTACTCAGCTGGAGATCAGCGTGTCTACAGCTCCTACAACCAGGGCAGGATCCTCATGCCCCAGAACGCCTTCGCGGATGGCAACTTCTCCTTGGTGATCAAAG GTGTTGCAGAGAGTGATGAAGGCATCTACTCTTGTAATCTTCACCATCACTACTGCCACTTATATGAAACTGTGAAAATCCAGCTAAGTGTCACCAAGGAAG CCGAGGCCGCCAGCGAGTACTGGGATGGGGAGAAGCCTGTGATTGTCGCCCTGGAGGGCAGCACAGTGACGCTGCCCTGCGTCAACCGGAACCACATCTGGACGGAGCGGCACAgcgaggaggagcagcaggtggTGCACTGGGACAGGCAGCCCCCGGGGGTCCCTCACGACCGTGCCGACCGCCTGATCGATCTGTATGCCTCGGGCGAGCGCCGCTCCTACGGCCCCCTCTTCATCCGCCAGAAGATGAACGTCACTGGCGCCGCCTTCGCCCTGGGGGACTTCTCCCTGCGGATTTCACAGCTGGAGAGCGCGGACGAGGGCACTTACTCCTGCCACCTGCACCACCACTACTGCGGCCTGCACGAGCGCAGGATCTACCAAGTGTCTGTGACCCAGCcggctggagagaagaaggtGCTGGTGAACCTCACCAATCACAttgccccagccctgg ATCCAAATGTTGTCAGGGGCCACAATGTCATAAATGTCATCATTCCTGAGAGCCGGATGCACTtcttccagcagctgggctACATCCTGGCAActctgctgctcttcatcatcctcctcaTCGTCGTCGTCCTCATCACCCGCAAGCGCCGGCAGAGAG GTTATGAGTACAACGTGAAGAAATATGGAGA GAAGGATGTAAACCTCAAAGAATTTACAGTTGACACCACAGATCTGACTCACCAGAAAAGTGAAGACATCAGGCTGG ATTACAAAAACAACATCctgaaggagaaggctgagcaaGCCAGAAGCTTCCCAGCAAAGAACATCGATTTAGACAAAG ATTTCAGGAAGGAATACTGTAAATGA